CCGTGGTCCGCTACCGCGTTGCGGGGATCCACCGCGACGAGCGCGGGCGGGTCGTCGTCCCCAACCGCGTGGTCGCCAAGGCGTCGCGGGTCGAAGTGGCGCGGCGGTTCCTAGCGCCACCTCCCGAGAAGATGCTGCGAAACCTCGTCGAGCAGCAGGTCATCACGCCCGACCAGGCCGCCATGGCCGCGACGATCCCCATGGCCGAGGACCTGACGGCCGAGGCCGATTCCGGCGGTCACACCGACAACCAGCCTCTCGTCGTACTGCTGCCGACCTTCCTGGCCCTTCGCGATCGGCTCGCGGCCGAACACGACTACGACCGTCCGCTCCGCGTGGGGGCGGCCGGGGGGATCTCGACCCCCTGGGCGGCCGCCGGGGCCTTGGCGATGGGGGCCGGCTATCTCGTGACCGGCTCGGTGAACCAGGCGTGCGTCGAGGCCGGGACGTCGGACGTCGTCCGCACGATGCTCGCCCAGGCCCAGCAGGCCGATATCGCCATGGCCCCGGCGGCCGACATGTTCGAGATGGGCGTCAAGGTGCAGGTCCTGAAGCGCGGGACCATGTTCGCGATGAGGGCGGCCAAGCTCTACGAGTATTATCGGGCCTACGACGGGCTCGCGACGATCCCCGAAGCCGATCGCGCGACCCTGGAGAAGACCATTTTCCGGACGCCCCTCTCCGAGGTCTGGGAGCAGACCCGCACGTTCTTCGCACGCCGCGATCCGGGCCAGATCGCCCGCGCCGAGGCCGACCCCAAGGTCAAGATGGCCCTGGTATTCCGTTGGTATCTCGGCCGGTCCTCGCACTGGGCGAACGTCGGCGAGCCGACCCGGGCCGTCGACTACCAGATCTGGTGCGGGCCGGCCATGGCGGCGTTCAACGACTGGACGCGAGGGACGTTCCTCCAGGAGCCCGGCAACCGCCGCGCGGCCGACGTGGCCCTGAACATCCTGTACGGCGCCGCCGTCCTGCTTCGCGCCCGGATGGCGACGATGCAGGGCGTGCCCCTCCCGGAGGGGACGCCGCGGCTGGCCCCCATGCCCCGTGAAGAGATTGAGAAATTGGGGGCGAATCCTTAAGATGGACGATCGCCCCTCGCCCCCTTTGAACCGCCCAGTCGACCGAGATCCCCACCCGGCCCGCATCGACGCTCGAAAGGGAAGTGACTTGAATCAGGCCGATTCCCCGCCTCCCGTCCCGGTGGCCATCATCGGGATGGGTTGCCTGTTCCCGAAAGCGGAAGACCTCGAGCGCTACTGGTCCAACATCCGCGACCGCCTGGACGCGATCACCGAGGTCCCGGAGACGCACTGGCGCGCCGAGGACTACTTCGACGCCGACCCCAAGGCGCCCGACCGGACCTACGCCCATCGCGGCGGCTTCCTCGCCCCGGTCGACTTCCCGCTGCTCGACTTCGGCATCGCCCCCAACGCAATCGAGGCGACCGACACGTCGCAGCTCCTGGGGCTCCTGGTGGCGCGCCAGGCGCTGGAGGACGCCGGCTACGGGGCGGGCGGACGGGAATTCTCGCGCGACCGGACGAGCGTCATCCTGGGGGTGACGGGGACTCTCGAGCTGGTGATCCCCCTCGGCGCGCGTCTGGGCCACCCGATCTGGCGGCGGGCGCTGGCCGAGGCGGGCGTCGACCGCGACACGGCCGACGACGTCGTCCGCCGGATCGCCGGCTCGTACGTCGGCTGGCAGGAGGCGTCGTTCCCGGGCCTGCTGGGCAACGTGGCCGCCGGCCGGATCGCCAATCGGCTCGACCTGGGCGGCTCCAACTGCGTCGTCGACGCCGCCTGCGCCAGCTCTCTGGGGGCGGTGAACCTGGCGCTGCACGAGCTGGCCTCGGGCCGTTGCGACGTCGCCCTCTCCGGCGGCCTCGACACGTTCAATGACATCTTCATGTACATGTGCTTCAGCAAGACCCCGGCGCTCTCGCCCTCGGGCCACGCCCGGCCGTTCGCGGCCGAAGGCGACGGCACGACCCTGGGCGAAGGGCTGGGGATCCTCGTCCTGAAGCGGCTCGAAGACGCCGA
The DNA window shown above is from Paludisphaera mucosa and carries:
- a CDS encoding PfaD family polyunsaturated fatty acid/polyketide biosynthesis protein, which produces MQRVEADRAGWEEALGRVGRGVAVTLEDGLARFEEPTPDATSDRAAFIPPCPIDRLGDASFRRLHGVRYACVAGAMANGIASVELVEAMARAGMLGIFGAAGLGVDAVERAVDRLQSSLGDKAQYGFNLIHSPNEPAIESAVVDLYLRRNVRLVEASAFLNLTLPVVRYRVAGIHRDERGRVVVPNRVVAKASRVEVARRFLAPPPEKMLRNLVEQQVITPDQAAMAATIPMAEDLTAEADSGGHTDNQPLVVLLPTFLALRDRLAAEHDYDRPLRVGAAGGISTPWAAAGALAMGAGYLVTGSVNQACVEAGTSDVVRTMLAQAQQADIAMAPAADMFEMGVKVQVLKRGTMFAMRAAKLYEYYRAYDGLATIPEADRATLEKTIFRTPLSEVWEQTRTFFARRDPGQIARAEADPKVKMALVFRWYLGRSSHWANVGEPTRAVDYQIWCGPAMAAFNDWTRGTFLQEPGNRRAADVALNILYGAAVLLRARMATMQGVPLPEGTPRLAPMPREEIEKLGANP